Proteins from one Syntrophorhabdus sp. genomic window:
- a CDS encoding prepilin-type N-terminal cleavage/methylation domain-containing protein has product MKTLKNNKGFTLIELIIVIIIIGILAAVAVPKYMEIKEQASHASAQGILAALRGASALYYAEANLKGSGNYDMVTLIGSGTIVGAANIQGVTSSAVGAKTFSFFLPGGYTYTFTILTDAALPTTPAGIVCTSWVAAAGDVQTCANW; this is encoded by the coding sequence ATGAAGACGCTCAAGAACAATAAAGGTTTTACGCTGATAGAACTGATCATCGTCATAATCATCATCGGCATACTCGCGGCGGTTGCGGTGCCGAAGTACATGGAAATTAAAGAGCAGGCATCACACGCATCGGCTCAGGGTATCCTCGCGGCATTAAGGGGCGCAAGTGCGCTTTACTATGCCGAGGCGAACCTGAAAGGTTCCGGGAACTACGATATGGTAACGCTTATAGGCAGCGGCACTATAGTAGGTGCTGCCAATATACAGGGTGTCACATCATCAGCTGTTGGGGCGAAGACCTTCTCATTCTTTCTCCCGGGTGGGTACACGTATACTTTTACTATCCTTACCGACGCTGCTTTGCCAACAACTCCAGCTGGCATAGTTTGTACCTCTTGGGTGGCCGCTGCCGGTGACGTGCAGACTTGCGCTAACTGGTGA